The following coding sequences are from one Candidatus Nitrosopumilus sp. SW window:
- a CDS encoding helicase C-terminal domain-containing protein, which yields MILSLLEKFPEQFTPRDIQKEIIADIEEQFRSGYKKIVLCAPTGVGKSLVGATVSKYFDSSFTVTASKHLQDQYIKDIPFLKSVKGKQNFPCLKLMSAEKVDNSRRAMRWGLTCEKGECLERTSKNGKEVIETCKFKPTIKQVEENTQDSNSCHYYLQKYDALVSKHSLWNYHAFFQIMKFNKKLFEDYLDRKVSVFDEAHKIEDQIIQFVGFDIFAGQVDECNLNPDKYDFTDLDSMISLTDDIAYSYAKKIKDIKESPTFENDPDYELISRLERRYDRAAQAKIDIANDKDNFVVNDPIRDLNGNFRTISVKPIDVSKFANEFFETEYQIFMSATIDKQSFCENMGLNKDEVAFVDAPKSPFPIENRRIDLLNIRRLSYGSTEEDELEVIKTIDRILDEHSNERGLILTSSIPRCQKILRFLSPKNTRRIRICHSKNKDGKTQDEIISEHASDPTGVLLSSSLWEGVDLKDDLSRFQIIAKVPYPNYKEKRTKAKMDKFPLWYTSQTLTKLLQGFGRSIRSEDDWARTYVLDAAANNVFFKAQQMIPKSYYDVLGIENT from the coding sequence TTGATCCTGTCCCTTTTAGAAAAATTCCCTGAACAATTTACCCCTAGAGATATCCAAAAAGAAATCATTGCAGATATTGAAGAACAATTTAGGTCTGGATACAAAAAAATTGTTTTGTGTGCGCCTACAGGTGTTGGAAAATCTTTAGTAGGTGCAACTGTTTCAAAATACTTTGATAGTTCCTTTACTGTAACTGCATCTAAACATCTTCAAGATCAATACATCAAAGACATCCCGTTTCTAAAATCAGTTAAAGGAAAACAAAATTTCCCTTGTTTGAAGTTAATGTCTGCTGAAAAAGTCGATAACTCTAGGAGGGCTATGCGGTGGGGTCTTACTTGTGAAAAAGGAGAATGTCTTGAACGTACCAGTAAAAACGGCAAAGAAGTTATTGAGACTTGCAAATTCAAGCCTACAATAAAACAAGTTGAGGAAAATACTCAGGATTCTAATTCATGTCACTACTATCTTCAAAAATATGATGCACTAGTTTCAAAACATTCTCTATGGAATTACCATGCTTTTTTCCAAATTATGAAATTTAATAAAAAATTGTTTGAAGATTATTTGGATAGAAAAGTATCTGTTTTTGATGAGGCTCACAAAATTGAAGATCAAATCATTCAATTTGTAGGGTTTGACATATTTGCTGGGCAGGTTGATGAATGTAATCTCAATCCCGACAAATATGATTTTACAGATTTAGATTCTATGATTTCTTTAACTGATGATATTGCATATTCTTATGCAAAAAAAATTAAGGACATTAAGGAAAGCCCTACATTTGAAAATGATCCTGATTATGAATTGATTTCAAGATTGGAACGACGTTATGATAGAGCAGCTCAGGCAAAAATTGACATTGCAAATGATAAAGATAATTTTGTTGTAAATGATCCTATCCGTGATTTGAATGGTAATTTTAGAACAATATCTGTAAAACCTATTGATGTTTCAAAATTTGCAAATGAATTTTTTGAAACAGAATATCAAATTTTCATGTCAGCTACAATCGACAAACAAAGTTTTTGTGAAAATATGGGTTTGAATAAAGATGAGGTTGCATTTGTGGATGCACCAAAATCTCCATTTCCAATTGAAAATAGAAGAATTGATTTGTTAAACATTAGAAGACTAAGTTATGGTTCCACAGAAGAAGATGAATTAGAAGTAATCAAAACAATTGATCGAATTCTAGATGAGCATTCTAATGAACGTGGATTGATTCTGACTTCTTCTATTCCTCGATGTCAAAAAATTCTGAGATTCCTTTCTCCAAAAAATACTAGAAGAATTAGAATTTGTCATAGTAAGAACAAAGATGGAAAAACTCAAGATGAAATAATATCTGAACATGCCTCAGATCCTACTGGTGTTTTACTTTCCTCTTCCCTTTGGGAGGGTGTTGATCTAAAAGATGATCTTTCTCGTTTTCAAATCATTGCCAAGGTTCCATACCCTAACTACAAAGAAAAGAGAACAAAGGCTAAGATGGATAAATTCCCTCTTTGGTATACTTCTCAAACTTTGACAAAATTACTTCAGGGATTTGGACGCTCTATTCGTAGTGAGGATGACTGGGCTAGAACATATGTTCTTGATGCTGCTGCAAACAACGTCTTTTTCAAGGCACAACAGATGATTCCAAAATCGTATTATGATGTTTTAGGAATAGAAAACACATAG
- the ilvD gene encoding dihydroxy-acid dehydratase produces MEEISSRNVVEGTSRAPQRAMYKAMGLDDSDLSKQMIGVCHTGNEATPCNIHLPRLALKAKEGVSDAGATPREFSTIAVSDGIAMGHEGMKSSLVSREIIADSIELMVRAHQYDALVGIAGCDKSLPGTMMAMARLNVPSVFVYGGTIMPGMLNGEELTVVDVYEAVGAYDAGQLSLEGLKNIENTACPNEGSCGGMFTANTMASISEAIGLALPGSASPPAEDDRREKMVYDTGVACAKALQMDIRPKEILTFEAFENAITMLNSVGGSTNGILHLLALANEVNIKLTYDDFERVRKKTPHVADMKPGGSYVMNSLDKIGGIPFVLKKLLDKGLLNENCITITGKTIKENLNSIILPQAEQHIVRSIENPIHNVGTAVILKGSLAPEGAVIKTAGVEMTKFTGKARVFDREELAFEAVKRGDIDEGHVVVIRYEGPKGGPGMREMLATTAALVGQGLGKKVAMVTDGRFSGGTRGFMVGHVAPEAYVGGPIALVKDDDEITIDTETNIIDLHVSSEELENRRKEWSPPKPNYTTGALAKFATLVGSAAEGAITKPNL; encoded by the coding sequence ATGGAAGAAATCTCCAGTAGAAATGTTGTAGAAGGTACTTCTCGTGCTCCACAAAGAGCAATGTACAAAGCTATGGGGTTAGATGATAGTGATTTATCAAAACAAATGATTGGAGTATGTCATACTGGAAATGAAGCAACACCATGTAACATACATCTTCCAAGATTAGCACTCAAAGCAAAAGAAGGAGTTTCAGATGCAGGCGCAACTCCTAGAGAATTTTCAACAATCGCAGTAAGTGATGGAATTGCAATGGGACATGAAGGAATGAAATCTTCACTGGTATCTCGGGAAATAATTGCAGATTCTATTGAATTAATGGTTAGAGCACATCAGTATGATGCACTAGTAGGAATTGCTGGATGTGATAAGAGCCTCCCAGGAACAATGATGGCAATGGCAAGATTGAATGTTCCATCAGTATTTGTTTACGGTGGAACTATAATGCCAGGAATGCTAAATGGTGAAGAACTAACTGTTGTGGATGTTTATGAAGCTGTAGGAGCATATGACGCAGGACAATTATCATTAGAAGGATTAAAAAATATTGAAAACACTGCATGCCCAAATGAAGGGTCTTGTGGTGGAATGTTTACTGCAAATACAATGGCATCAATTTCAGAAGCCATTGGTCTTGCATTACCTGGTAGTGCCAGTCCACCTGCAGAAGATGACAGAAGAGAAAAGATGGTTTACGATACAGGAGTAGCATGTGCAAAAGCCCTACAAATGGATATCCGACCTAAAGAAATTCTTACTTTTGAAGCATTTGAAAATGCAATTACAATGTTGAATTCTGTGGGAGGTTCAACAAATGGAATTTTACATTTACTAGCATTAGCAAATGAAGTAAATATCAAATTAACATATGATGATTTTGAAAGGGTTAGAAAAAAGACACCACATGTTGCAGATATGAAACCAGGTGGTAGCTATGTAATGAATTCACTTGATAAAATTGGAGGAATTCCATTTGTTTTAAAGAAACTACTTGACAAGGGACTACTAAATGAGAATTGTATTACAATTACTGGAAAAACAATCAAAGAGAATTTGAATTCCATAATTTTACCTCAAGCTGAACAACATATTGTCAGATCAATAGAAAATCCAATTCACAATGTTGGAACAGCAGTAATTCTCAAAGGCTCACTTGCACCAGAAGGCGCAGTGATCAAAACAGCAGGAGTAGAAATGACAAAATTCACAGGAAAAGCTCGTGTATTTGATAGAGAAGAATTAGCATTTGAAGCAGTGAAAAGAGGAGATATCGACGAAGGACATGTAGTAGTAATCAGATATGAAGGACCTAAAGGAGGACCAGGTATGAGAGAGATGTTGGCAACAACTGCGGCTCTAGTAGGTCAAGGATTAGGCAAAAAAGTAGCAATGGTCACAGACGGTAGATTCTCAGGAGGAACAAGAGGATTCATGGTAGGACATGTTGCACCAGAAGCATATGTTGGAGGACCAATAGCACTTGTAAAAGATGACGATGAGATTACAATAGATACTGAAACTAACATAATTGATCTTCATGTATCATCTGAAGAGTTAGAAAACAGAAGAAAAGAGTGGAGTCCTCCAAAACCAAACTACACAACAGGAGCTTTGGCAAAGTTTGCAACACTGGTAGGTTCTGCTGCAGAAGGCGCTATTACAAAACCTAATTTATAG